The Enterobacter oligotrophicus sequence AGCCTTTATCGATGGAAACATCATCATATTCCTCTTCCCCATTGAGTTTATTCTTGTAGTAATAGGAGTATTCACCCTCACCAAAGAATGCCATATCGATTAAGTAGCCATCTGTATTCCAGTAAAAGTTTACCTCACCATCTGCTACAGCACGAATCTTAGGTGCCGTCAAAGAATGTTTTTCAATCACATTAATTAAAATACTTTTAGCTTCATTGATTGCCTCAGCATTGGGAGCTACTGAGTCGGTCCCTAACCAGCCATCCCGCAAAAATCTAAAACTCTCTAATATATTAATCAAGCCAGATTTTTCAAAAAGCAAAAATTGTCTATCACTTAATAACTTAGCGAACAGATTACCACTTGACAACTCCGAGAAATAGTTATCCACCTTAACATGACCAATGAAACTATTAGTCGCACTGAGTATTTCTCGAGTTATTTTACTTTCAGCTTTTTTAGGATTAAGTAAACGATCATACTCCGCAAATCCGTGAATGAGATCCATACCAACGGTTAATCCACGGACATATGTTTTGGTACCTTCCGTTAAATTAGAACTACCAAAAAAACCACCTTTACCAGACTCAAAAGATGTCGGATGTATATTTACACAAACACTAGTCATATTCCGCCCCCAATAACTCCAGCGCTTCATCCGTTAAGAATGAAAAGAAATATTCCTTAGTTATCATATGTAATTCATCAAGTCCACTTGACAATTCACTTTCAAATGAAGCCAAGTCTTTTGAAATTACATTCCTAATACAATCGACATCAATAAGGAAACCTTCCCTACTTTTGATTGAAGGGTTTGCAAATTCTGCTTTAGCACTTCCAGCCATTTGAATGACAACAACACTATCAGCATTGAATATCTCGGTCCTTGCTTGAGATGTATTAAAATCCAATCTAAAGTTACCCATTGATAAATTGACATTCAACATTTTATCAAGCGAAGAACAATTTTCAGGTTCGATAATATCTATATACTTCAATGAGAACCTTACTACTCTATTTATAAGTGAGTAATTTATAACCTTTCTGTAAACATCCATTATAGCAAATTTGAACTTATCCCATCCTTCATAAGGAACATTGTAGATTAGCTGTAAAACCTTATCACCAATGTGAACCTGAAATTTTTCAGTTTCAAGAATAACTAATGGAGCATAAATAAAATTAGGATCAGTATTTCTAATACTTTCTGGTATTTCAGAAACAGGTGTTTTGGTGATAGTAGCCCCTGGCATGTGATTAAATAGCAAGCCGGGTAAAATACTCGAAAGCGGTACAACGCTTTCAAATCTCATTTCAAATATAACACCTACTAATAGGTCTTTCCTTAACCGTGTAGGAAGTTTTCTGGTCATTGCATCCTCACCAATACATACGTTATTGAGTAAATATAACAATCCTGTGCAGTATCTCAACTACAAGTATTTGCTAATGTGTTCAGTTTAACATCTTAGGCAGAGAAAGCCACTGCGCGCGCTCGTATCCCCGCCACGCCTGCCCGCTTTATGGGTTGGTTTTCATGCACTTGCATGACATAAGCAAAAGCCCGCCAGTTCTGGCAAGCCTCAGCAAAAACGATCCTCTAACGATCATGCGTTTTCATGCAGCATAGACATGCACAACAGCACTAACGCCTCGCATCGCTCGTTGTTCAACCTTGCTAGCGTCAGAATCAAGTCCTAACGCCAGCAACGTTCCTATGCCTAACTGGGGAGATCCATGGAACGGTTGTACTCATGAGTACGGATTTTCGCCATCAACTCATCAGTCAGCTCCGAAACCCACTGGATAGCAAGCCGCTTCTCTTCATCATCGCACTCACTAGCCGCTACAAGCTTCACAAAAAAATCAATGCGCTGGAGTTTCAACGACTCCAAAAAATAGTCCTGCATCTTCCCCTCCAATCAAAACAACTGTATATAAACACAGCATATAATTAACCCTCAAATGTAAATTGTTTTTTCTATGTTTCAAACAGATGGCTCGAATGCGATGCTTTACAAGAGACGACGGAATGAGGAAAAAATCGATGCGTAAAGCATGTATTGAACTTATGGCAGGAACTAACGCGGCCTGCCTGGTTGCAGGTGAACTAGGCACTGGCCGCTGCCTTTACTTGGTTGTAGTGATGGAAGACATATTTGGTAAACCTACAACAGAACAATGGCTAAAATCCTTAAGGCTCTGCGAGGCCAAGGCGGCTGAACTGAAGTATGAAGTTGCCCGCATTCGCGGTAAGAATCTGGCTGGCTTGTAACCCTTCAATCTAAGGCGCCTTAGAACCACTGGCGCCATTTATCATCTTCCTGCAACCGCTGATTCCGATAAAACAGGCGCATCCCTGCTCCAGACGGGATACTACCGCCACGCAAAAGCAGATCAACTTCCGCATTGCTTGCATCAAACCCTCTGGAACTCAGTTCTGCCTGAAGCTGCAGGCGCTGCTGCTCCGAAATACTCTGTTTGTATGCTTTTTTCCGCTTCGGTTTTATCAGTCTTAACCTGGTTGTCAGCTCCCGGCGTTCCTTCTGGCCCATATTGTGTAGGTAATCCTGCAGTTCCTTCTCGTTCATGATTTTAATATCTGGCAGATTCCCCCCTCTCTGGTTCAAATTTTCAACAGGGGGACAGTTATTGCCACGAGTCCAAGGGGCGCAAGCGCCCTGGTCGGCTGCCGCCTCCTGAACATCAACGGCCTTACGAACCTTTTTCCACTTCACCACGTGCGTGCAAATCTTGCCCTCTGCAATCGGGGACCAGATGCCATAGATACGGATACCGTGATCGCCGTAGGTGCTCGGCTCGTCGTTAAGCTCATAAGCCGTGCGGACAAGGTGATGTTTGCAGGGAACCAGCACACCGCCCTGCTTCATGATGTAGGTGGCAAAGCAGCCCGCATCAGCTGCCGCCAGTACCGCATCCAGACGCGGGTTATCCAGTACCGGTGCTCCCGCCTTGCGTTCGCCCTGCACTCTCGCCGCCTGACCAGCCAGCAAGCGCAGCTCGCGGTATGCCTGACGCCCCGGAATACCAAAGAAACGAAATTGCTGGACACGGTGCAGTGACGCCCAGGCGCTGACATGCTCGGCGCTGTCACGCAGTGATCTGCCGGTTTCTTTGCTGATTTCTTTAGCCAGCCCGCGCCCGTCGATGTTCTTGCTGATGTATTTAGCGATATAGCTGGTCGGTGTGCCCTTGCGCGGGTTGATAAGCTCGGACTTGAAACGCGGACCCGTATTGTTGCCCAGCTCCTCGCGGTCTTCGCGGATGGCAAACTTGCGCAGCATCGCAGTGATGGAACGGCGGTCTTTTTTGCGCATAAAGCACAGAAGATGCCAGTGCACGGTGCCGTCATGGTGCGGCTCTGCCACACGGACGCCATACCAGCGAAGACCCGCCTTGTGCATTGCCTTGCGGAAAGCGGCGAACGTATCAACCAAATAGTCACTGCTCTGCCGGACGGTGGCGCTGGTCCACTTCGGATTAGGTCTGCCGTTGTTGAGGGTTGCGTGGAAGCGTGACGGGCAGGTGATGGTATAGAACACTGCGCAGTCTCCGCGCATTTCCGCTATCAGCTCCAGTCCCTTAACACAGGCCATCATTTCATTACGGCGGTGTGCCGGGTTGCTGTTGCTGGCATTCACCACGTCTTCCATGTCCAGCGTGTCACCGTCTTCGTTGACCAGCTCATGTGAGCGGAAGAACTCCAGCGATTTGCGGCGCTGCTCGCGCTTGTGGATCACGGCTTCATAGCTGACATACGGGGACGCTTTTTTGTTGACCAGGCAGACAGCACGCAGCTGTTCCTCCCGCCACTCGCAGCGCATCTGCCACAATTTGCGATACCACCAGTCCGCGCACAGCATCCGCGCCAGCGACGGTGGGATCAGTTCATAGGGCACCGGCTTGCGTCGACGCTTTTTGCGGCGTAACTGCTCAAACGCAGGCGGGATGATCTCAAGGCGCATCGCCTCTGCTGCAACCCTTTCCCATGCCTGGCGGATTTCTTCTGGTTTTACATCATCGCTGACAAACAAATCACCGCAGGCCGCATCGAGACACATGCTCATATGTGCCGCAACCAGCGTGGAAAGGCGCTTGACCTGATCCTGATTCATTTCAGGCAGTACCAGCAGCCCCTCCAGCCCGTCATGGCTCGCCATGAACCGGAAAGAGGCAGACACCTGACTGTCACGCACGCGCTCCAGCCGCTCAAGACACGGCCTGATTGTTTCGCGCAGGTAGCGGGAATAGGCTTTTGCTCTGCCCAGGCTATGG is a genomic window containing:
- a CDS encoding TIGR04255 family protein — translated: MTRKLPTRLRKDLLVGVIFEMRFESVVPLSSILPGLLFNHMPGATITKTPVSEIPESIRNTDPNFIYAPLVILETEKFQVHIGDKVLQLIYNVPYEGWDKFKFAIMDVYRKVINYSLINRVVRFSLKYIDIIEPENCSSLDKMLNVNLSMGNFRLDFNTSQARTEIFNADSVVVIQMAGSAKAEFANPSIKSREGFLIDVDCIRNVISKDLASFESELSSGLDELHMITKEYFFSFLTDEALELLGAEYD
- a CDS encoding replication endonuclease codes for the protein MKAAFPWNTPKKAVNPYVDPAEVAPESALSNLIALYAADNEQKQLRREALSDEVWERYFFNESRDPVQCEMEQDRLISRAKMAREQQRFNPDLVILADVNAMPSHISKPLLERIKYFHSLGRAKAYSRYLRETIRPCLERLERVRDSQVSASFRFMASHDGLEGLLVLPEMNQDQVKRLSTLVAAHMSMCLDAACGDLFVSDDVKPEEIRQAWERVAAEAMRLEIIPPAFEQLRRKKRRRKPVPYELIPPSLARMLCADWWYRKLWQMRCEWREEQLRAVCLVNKKASPYVSYEAVIHKREQRRKSLEFFRSHELVNEDGDTLDMEDVVNASNSNPAHRRNEMMACVKGLELIAEMRGDCAVFYTITCPSRFHATLNNGRPNPKWTSATVRQSSDYLVDTFAAFRKAMHKAGLRWYGVRVAEPHHDGTVHWHLLCFMRKKDRRSITAMLRKFAIREDREELGNNTGPRFKSELINPRKGTPTSYIAKYISKNIDGRGLAKEISKETGRSLRDSAEHVSAWASLHRVQQFRFFGIPGRQAYRELRLLAGQAARVQGERKAGAPVLDNPRLDAVLAAADAGCFATYIMKQGGVLVPCKHHLVRTAYELNDEPSTYGDHGIRIYGIWSPIAEGKICTHVVKWKKVRKAVDVQEAAADQGACAPWTRGNNCPPVENLNQRGGNLPDIKIMNEKELQDYLHNMGQKERRELTTRLRLIKPKRKKAYKQSISEQQRLQLQAELSSRGFDASNAEVDLLLRGGSIPSGAGMRLFYRNQRLQEDDKWRQWF